Proteins found in one Brachypodium distachyon strain Bd21 chromosome 5, Brachypodium_distachyon_v3.0, whole genome shotgun sequence genomic segment:
- the LOC100833240 gene encoding protein RKD5: MDAVVSTLSALAVFVNTTDHGAVRSVHGYRVVAKGGDCGWEKWVEREFAFSPSSCRELPAPVVAPRLLSADWVGRPVYHEGKMVGAWRCILAFDSVAAVVPPPTPPPMLSPSGNPGLMSVPSLYEDLNEVFQFQNSEKVPELQCDPDEQSTRLDERERTSNEIGESDSDSDDDPQTGEGLPEPVQKQRRANQKYIASITLVDIAQYFHLPIREASKTLKIGVSILKRKCRQYGIPRWPHRKIKSLDSLIHDLEYVIDDTERDGVQREKAKHKKKEREMEKEKEKHDAIRALAKRKKMLESEKETITLKPALDLMAETKQFREDVFKRRYRAKNIATR, encoded by the exons ATGGACGCCGTCGTCTCCACCCTCTCCGCGCTCGCCGTCTTCGTCAACACGACTGACCACG GTGCCGTGAGGAGCGTGCACGGGTATAGGGTCGTCGCGAAGGGAGGGGACTGCGGGTGGGAGAAGTGGGTGGAGAGGGAGTTCGCCTTCTCCCCTTCCTCGTGCCGCGAGCTCCCGGCCCCCGTCGTCGCGCCGCGGTTGCTCTCGGCGGACTGGGTCGGCCGGCCCGTGTACCACGAGGGGAAAATGGTGGGCGCCTGGCGCTGCATCCTAGCATTCGATTCCGTTGCCGCCGTTGTGCCGCCGCCCACTCCTCCGCCCATGCTCTCCCCATCCGG GAATCCTGGGCTGATGTCTGTGCCTTCCCTGTACGAGGACCTGAACGAGGTGTTTCAGTTTCAGAATTCTGAAAAGGTCCCAGAGCTTCAATGTGATCCAGATGAGCAATCGACCCGTTTGGATGAAAGGGAGAGAACCTCTAACGAGATTGGTGAATCAGATTCTGATTCTGACGACGATCCCCAAACTGGTGAAG GACTCCCAGAACCAGTTCAGAAGCAGCGGAGAGCCAACCAGAAGTACATAGCTAGCATTACTCTAGTTGACATAGCTCAGTACTTCCATCTTCCAATCAGGGAAGCATCCAAGACTCTGAAGATTGGAGTCAGCATACTGAAGAGGAAATGTCGGCAATATGGGATACCCCGCTGGCCTCACCGAAAAATCAAGTCCCTTGATTCCCTGATCCATGATCTTGAG TATGTGATTGATGACACAGAAAGAGATGGTGTGCAGCGGGAGAAGGCCaagcacaagaagaaggaaagggaaatggagaaggagaaggagaagcatGACGCCATCCGGGCATTGGCTAAGCGGAAGAAGATGCTGGAGAGTGAGAAGGagaccatcacactgaagCCTGCCCTGGACCTGATGGCTGAAACCAAGCAGTTCAGGGAGGACGTCTTCAAGAGGAGATACAGAGCTAAAAATATAGCGACCCGCTAG